A single genomic interval of Anopheles marshallii chromosome 2, idAnoMarsDA_429_01, whole genome shotgun sequence harbors:
- the LOC128707067 gene encoding gamma-tubulin complex component 6, whose translation MHSDSVYRLVDELVESIGQQYRARVDVKTVKKCKSRAFGILLGKPDAASGVVEQPVPTSVTECVPSDPLAMLECHHFQMQITSRYRYQIERCERFGRLLDQIRTFQSGGCHELHETERVLLQFLLSLKNSSTDCSDVLAESPFFGHSKMPAARYGPYPIFLPEDFRMDERLLTGCYDQKANPYLFRATHDVFTTNIANIIANEADRQDPLPVECSYFSDKMASLGHYQGPFRYNLLRAIRQTTAEPYELFTNFDIVHVGRRVRAIEEESLIFGMNWENLGQRYIPGEKPFASECPGALFRLNAARENALGHKLPEMKVVSRLNFIRDIKFLITGVSSSLFQFNESNRFTALANTTIEDVKIESIQTFINQALVIGTCFRRLLMMTRKNPYTLELIMEGFVFRAFCESVENFLCCYRVLVNSYAGESLLQLLQMLSPANEQLLSMAKLCSLHPGNESDREFPTGSLLLDHLYRELIQITQPSVSVFLLATLRRCCLEYFAIFQRWLFHGQLHDPSGELFVLFVDHYRSNTKHFFDKAYFIRRKSVPGFLKGYAEDILLCGKYVMLLRAFRPLHPLFTLRHPELNVCLSFDEISKLRSKWLRYVAQARQLCGPAVSVRELYETKQNERVEFYRLVEENFRTYMDQWRVEQETEAQEQKRRKQKQMEDLLDHLNEIRENKLMAKRKELQDEMQLEQDRLEMENKRLLRENLELTDRVKKYTALNTMMDAKLDGLHAATVELSIVPMVTITTDGTDGASDEPPFHSCRDSRASTASVSIYEDAQKSPSLSVDSSPYGADSTSSCSSAAKSDLSTSGAEDHDCTVVEGPIVPKLDTASTMLESDRINSNVPTVETAMSEGERNRAKVLGSTVGVYLNEDHANANVEQLVVATASAGLRKLTEAQRNKLKILSQEFEIAPPEDATGMDVNSNRLAERRKNRERILISDYTSREETNSEPPASQVEGQELTELQKNRRKIMSQEYNLLTDRGAPDGTSGRDPNQKPTMYLNLDSDRARNRRRILESEFNIATGVENFPASPMSVDSDTVDEATSPSVAVITSNEHDLQQDVNANPVTQKANGLKLDVLAAADAAERFAIDRRFGIPDTAALELETPASAMKATGEPADGLDGGFDFTRAKALERREGSSACTSLVPASAIISTEEPQVEEEDDEIYREFVLAMKKQSANFCRLAIPSSEEESEPEQDSKGQALENELNSVDVLTITRFLQYSLVIPLKAHMEIVNNEILKMYLYDLDILGHFESLRNYFLLMDGEFSTHICDNLFNRLETVRTPEELLNYQTLHSILDGALYSSNAGTDQNANRLSFIVCQVPEKFDLYSPNVFSMLNLSYRVEWPLNLIFSMETIEQYTNVFKYLVKVRRVSYVLEDSFQLLKEASKRLGKPLLHSPQYARVQLIRHKLSHLVNALKNYITSSALHASWEAFREDLQDSTETMEDLFRKHRTYLKRVIFLCLLNRRSIEFYNNIEQIFRVVLRFYRHLRSKEWRLQEPPVPGTNGMQYYVHPRYRQILDDELDFEKLIKYTIFLGNKMYDHGYQKEISEFLHVININGYYDDVKPVVS comes from the exons atgcattccgATAGTGTTTACCGGCTCGTTGACGAGCTGGTCGAATCGATCGGGCAACAGTATCGTGCGCGCGTGGACGTAAAAACggtgaaaaaatgtaaatcacGAGCATTTGGAATACTGCTCGGGAAACCAGATGCTGCTTCCGGCGTTGTCGAACAACCCGTGCCAACCAGTGTGACGGAATGTGTGCCGTCCGATCCGCTGGCAATGCTGGAATGTCATCACTTTCAGATGCAGATAACTTCACGGTACAGATATCAAATTGAGCGTTGTGAACGGTTCGGGCGGTTGTTGGATCAGATCCGCACGTTTCAATCCGGCGGTTGTCACGAGCTGCACGAAACGGAGCGGGTATTGTTACAGTTTTTACTATCGTTGAAAAATTCCTCCACCGATTGCAGTGACGTCCTCGCGGAG TCACCTTTTTTCGGCCACAGTAAAATGCCGGCCGCACGGTACGGTCCTTATCCGATCTTCCTCCCCGAAGATTTTCGGATGGATGAACGATTGCTAACCGGATGCTACGATCAAAAGGCCAATCCATACTTGTTTCGTGCAACGCACGACGTTTTTACCACAAACATTGCCAACATAATTGCCAACGAAGCGGACAGGCAGGATCCGCTCCCGGTGGAGTGTTCCTATTTCAGCGACAAAATGGCATCCCTGGGCCATTACCAAGGTCCGTTTCGTTACAATCTGCTTCGCGCGATCCGACAGACAACCGCTGAACCTTACGAGCTGTTTACAAACTTCGACATCGTTCATGTTGGTAGGCGCGTTCGAGCGATCGAAGAAGAATCGTTAATTTTCGGCATGAACTGGGAAAACCTTGGCCAACGCTACATACCGGGCGAGAAACCATTTGCTTCCGAATGTCCCGGTGCGCTTTTTCGGTTAAATGCTGCGCGAGAAAATGCCCTGGGGCATAAGCTTCCAGAAATGAAAGTTGTCTCCCGGTTGAATTTTATACGCGATATCAAATTTCTCATCA CCGGCGTTAGTTCTAGCCTGTTCCAGTTCAATGAAAGCAATCGTTTTACGGCACTTGCCAACACTACCATTGAGGACGTCAAAATCGAATCGATTCAAACGTTTATCAATCAAGCGCTAGTGATCGGTACCTGCTTTCGGCGTTTGCTAATGATGACGAGAAAAAATCCCTACACGCTCGAGCTCATCATGGAAGGTTTCGTGTTTAGAGCATTCTGTGAAAGTGTGGAGAACTTTCTGTGCTGCTACCGTGTGCTCGTTAACAGCTACGCGGGTGAATCGTTGCTTCAGCTGCTGCAAATGCTTTCCCCGGCGAATGAACAGTTGCTCTCGATGGCTAAACTGTGCAGCCTTCATCCGGGCAATGAGAGTGATCGTGAGTTTCCGACCGGTTCGCTACTGCTCGATCATTTGTACCGTGAGCTGATTCAGATTACGCAGCCGAGCGTAAGCGTCTTCCTGCTGGCAACGCTGAGACGCTGCTGTCTCGAGTATTTTGCGATCTTTCAACGATGGTTGTTTCACGGCCAGCTGCACGATCCTTCCGGTGAGCTGTTTGTGCTCTTCGTCGACCATTACCGTTCGAATACAAAGCACTTCTTCGACAAGGCGTACTTTATCCGGCGGAAAAGTGTGCCCGGCTTTCTGAAGGGATACGCTGAGGATATTCTACTGTGCGGAAAGTACGTCATGCTGCTAAGAGCTTTCCGGCCATTG CACCCTTTGTTCACTCTTCGTCATCCAGAGCTGAACGTTTGCTTGTCCTTTGACGAAATCTCAAAACTGCGCTCAAAATGGTTGCGGTACGTTGCACAAGCACGGCAACTCTGCGGACCAGCCGTTTCCGTGCGCGAACtgtacgaaacgaaacagaacgAACGGGTCGAATTTTATCGCCTGGTCGAGGAAAACTTCCGCACCTACATGGACCAGTGGCGGGTGGAGCAGGAAACGGAAGCGCAGGAACAGAAGCGACGGAAGCAAAAGCagatggaagatttattggatCACTTGAACGAGATCCGTGAAAATAAACTCATGGCTAAGCGGAAAGAACTGCAAGACGAGATGCAGCTCGAGCAGGATCGGCTCGAGATGGAAAATAAGCGACTATTGCGTGAAAACCTGGAGCTTACGGATCGTGTAAAGAAGTATACGGCACTGAATACCATGATGGACGCAAAGCTGGATGGATTGCATGCTGCCACGGTGGAGCTGAGCATCGTGCCCATGGTTACAATCACTACGGACGGTACGGATGGAGCGAGTGATGAACCACCGTTTCACAGTTGCCGTGATAGCCGGGCCAGTACGGCAAGCGTTTCCATTTATGAAGATGCTCAGAAATCACCATCCCTGAGTGTGGATTCATCTCCGTACGGTGCCGATAGTACGAGCAGCTGTAGTTCGGCTGCCAAGAGCGATCTTTCAACTTCCGGCGCAGAAGATCACGATTGTACGGTCGTTGAGGGTCCAATTGTTCCAAAACTCGACACAGCGTCGACAATGCTGGAGAGTGATCGCATTAATTCAAACGTTCCAACGGTAGAGACTGCAATGAGCGAAGGTGAAAGAAACCGGGCAAAAGTACTGGGATCAACGGTGGGTGTGTATCTGAATGAGGATCATGCTAACGCGAACGTAGAGCAGCTTGTAGTAGCAACGGCAAGTGCCGGATTACGCAAGCTAACTGAGGCGCAACgtaacaaattgaaaatattgtcTCAAGAGTTCGAAATTGCTCCACCGGAAGATGCAACCGGAATGGACGTTAATAGTAACCGGTTGGCCGAACGACGCAAAAATCGGGAACGAATACTGATCAGTGATTACACGAGTCGCGAGGAGACAAACTCGGAGCCACCGGCAAGCCAAGTTGAAGGGCAAGAGCTGACGGAACTACAGAAAAATCGGCGCAAGATTATGAGTCAAGAATATAATTTACTCACCGATCGGGGCGCACCGGATGGAACGTCCGGGCGTGACCCGAATCAGAAGCCCACGATGTATTTGAATCTTGATTCGGACCGCGCTAGGAACCGTCGCCGTATATTAGAGTCGGAGTTTAACATCGCGaccggggtggaaaattttcccGCCTCACCAATGTCGGTCGATAGTGATACGGTCGATGAAGCGACAAGTCCTTCGGTTGCGGTGATAACCAGTAATGAGCACGACTTGCAGCAGGATGTTAACGCAAATCCGGTCACGCAGAAGGCGAATGGTTTGAAGCTGGACGTACTGGCAGCGGCTGATGCTGCGGAAAGGTTCGCTATTGACAGACGCTTTGGTATACCGGATACTGCTGCACTGGAACTGGAGACACCGGCCAGTGCAATGAAAGCGACCGGCGAACCGGCAGATGGGCTTGACGGTGGGTTTGATTTTACCCGGGCGAAAGCACTGGAAAGAAGAGAAGGATCGAGTGCTTGTACGAGTTTGGTACCAGCTTCGGCGATTATTAGTACAGAAGAGCCACAAGTGGAGGAGGAAGACGACGAAATTTACCGTGAATTTGTCCTTGCGATGAAGAAACAGAGTGCAAACTTTTGTCGCTTAGCGATACCTTCCTCGGAGGAGGAGTCCGAACCGGAGCAGGATTCCAAGGGCCAAGCGCTTGAAAATGAGCTAAACAGTGTGGATGTGCTTACCATTACACGCTTCCTGCAGTACTCGTTGGTGATACCCCTGAAAGCCCACATGGAGATAGTGAACAATGAGATATTGAAGATGTATCTGTACGATCTGGACATACTGGGACATTTCGAAAGTCTGCGTAACTACTTCCTGCTGATGGATGGTGAATTTTCGACCCACATCTGTGACAATTTGTTCAACCGGTTGGAAACAGTAAGAACTCCGGAGGAACTGCTTAACTACCAGACGCTTCATTCCATTCTGGACGGTGCACTGTACTCGAGCAATGCTGGAACCGATCAAAACGCCAACCGACTATCGTTCATCGTGTGTCAGGTACCGGAAAAGTTTGATCTTTATTCGCCGAATGTGTTTAGCATGTTGAATCTAAGCTACCGGGTCGAGTGGCCCCTGAACTTGATCTTCTCCATGGAAACGATCGAACAGTACACGAACGTGTTTAAGTATTTGGTAAAGGTGCGCCGGGTGAGTTACGTGCTGGAGGATTCCTTTCAACTGCTAAAGGAAGCTAGCAAGCGGCTGGGAAAACCGTTGCTTCATTCACCACAGTACGCACGCGTGCAGCTTATCCGGCACAAGTTGTCCCATCTGGTGAACGCACTCAAGAATTACATCACCAGCAGTGCACTGCACGCATCCTGGGAAGCGTTCCGAGAGGATCTGCAAGATTCCACCGAAACCATGGAAGATCTGTTCCGGAAGCACCGTACATATCTGAAGCGGGTGATCTTTCTCTGTCTTCTCAACAGAAGGAGCATCGAGTTTTACAACAATATAGAGCAGATCTTTCGCGTTGTGCTTCGGTTCTATCGCCATCTGCGGTCGAAGGAGTGGCGCTTGCAGGAACCACCGGTACCGGGAACGAACGGCATGCAGTATTACGTACATCCACGCTACCGACAGATTCTGGACGACGAGCTGGACTTTGAGAAGCTGATCAAGTACACCATCTTCCTGGGGAATAAGATGTACGACCATGGGTATCAGAAGGAAATATCAGAGTTCCTGCATGTTATCAATATCAATGGTTACTACGATGATGTGAAGCCTGTTGTTAGTTAA